ACTGTCTTCTTCAAAGTGATCTAAGGTACTGATATCCAGGACATTAAGTTCTAGTTCCGACAGATTAGAAGGCAGGTAAGAACTCACTTGAGAGGTCCGAGGTGACTGGCTTTTTTCTGAGGACTTGCAACCTCTTCTTGCTTTAGGTTTAGCACAGATGTCACAATCCTGCTTTAGAACTTTAGAATTATGCACACTGTTTTGGtctctctggttttctttttcctcagtccAGTGTGATAAAGAGAAATCACTGGAAGATGATTCCTCCAAACTTTTATCTTGAGTCTTTGAAACAGGAAATCTTTTATATGAGAGTACTGGAGATCCAGCTGAAAAAGGTGGGCTAAGAATAGAACTCTTTTCACTGCTGTTTTTCCTTGTGGACAATCTTGTTTCACTGGATTTGCTTGTACGTTGACTGTGTTTTGGATTTTCTGTCCCTGGACTGCTATCACAAGCTCGTAAAATTCTGCTGGTGTCTTCAGAACAGCAAGGACTGGTGAAGTCATCTGAATAGTTTAGTTCTGAGATGCTTTCAGAGCAACTACTTGTACTTGGATTCTTTTCATTGATATCAGCAGTTAGAATGTCGTCACCAGTGATTTTGACCTGCTTGTCATCTATTTCTTTATCTACTACAATTCTGTCAACTATTGCAACCTGCTGGAAAACACCTGGACTttggactttcacttttccttccaAAATATTTGTACAAATAAACCTTTCTGAGACAACAGAATTTGCAGGACTCAAAATTTCTCCCCCCAAACCATCACTGCTTCTATTTTCATCACAATCAACTGTCTTTTCAGTTGCACATTTCAGTTTAGCTTCTTTGGTTGTGCTAGGGTCATCAACAACTACACTAATTTGCTTTGAGGTATTGCTATTTTCAGCGAAAGATGCATCTGATTCTAAACACTTATCTTTAGGCAGTTCATGTGGCTTCTGATACAGTTCAGCAAAGCTTAGTATCTTAACTTTGGATGATGGAATTCTGAGGTTTGCACCTAACATTTGTGTTTGCATTTTTTTAGACTGTTCTCTCTTTTCATACTCTACTAACATATCaggatttgtttgttttaaacgtAGTTTAAGTGTGTTTGTTAAGCCATAAAGTAGTTTTCCCCTGGAAACTCTTTTCTGGGGGGCACCacctttcttttcaaaatatttaccttTCTTGAGGTTTTCAGTTTGGTTCTTTTTATACTGAAGACTCACTGACTTCTCATTTTCCCCCACAGAAAGCTTATCCTTTTTAGATTCAGATTTACAGGTGGATTTCACTGAAGATTCTGGTGACTTCTTATCCTCAGTTCTATATAACCAGGCTAAGTGAGGATGTATATGAGTAGGGTTTGCCATGGGTTGGTTGTATAACAAGGACAATTCAACCAACAAAGCATTTAACAAAGGCAGTTGCCTTATAGTATTAATTCTATTTTGTTCAGTTGCAGGATGGTCTGTAGTTTGATTACTTGCGCCTGTATCCTGAACGTGTGCAGGATTTATAAGCACTGGACGACTCTCACCTGTTACAGAATTTGTATGTTCTGGAGGATTAGTATGTGTTGGGGAATTTACAAGGTTTTCTTTCAGAAGAGTACCATCATCCCATTCCTCAGGTGCATTAATTTGAGGCTCAATGGTAATTTTACCCTGTTTAGGGGGTGTCTTTTCTTGAGTCAAATGAGTGTAATACAGAGGAGGAGGGcaaattatgttagtttcaagttcCACCTCTGTGCCTTCCTGATTTGGGGGGCTAATACTCCTCTCACTGCTACCCTTTGAACACATAAGGGAGTTGGTGTTGCCATTTTCCATAGAATCCGTGTAATCAGAGTCAGCCTTGCTACGGAAAGCTCTTCCCTTCAAATCTTTCCCTGCCCTTGAGATTTTTACATCCACCAGAGGCTTATCAACATCTCCTGGGCTTTGCTCTGAGTctggctgctgcagctgctggttTTCCTGCCAGGTTTGGGAGCTGACCTCCACTGATTTCTGCACCTCCATACCCTCCACTCCACCTCCTGTAGAAGGGATTGGCCGCTCCAGATGGCCCAACAAGCTGCTTCCCAGATCACTCAGGCGGTAGCACAGGGCAATGTCCCCAATCCGCTCCCCGTCTTGGTTATACAGCGGGAAACTTCCCCGATGACTCTGGGAGCTGCCGGGGGCGGCGGACCCCAGGACCTTGTGGACTGCCGCGGCCAGAGAGATGCTGCAGGCCCCCAGGAGCTGCGGGGCAGGGGTCGGGTGCCCCGGGGGCAGCTGGAGCAGCAAGGTGTAAAGCGGGGTCCGAAGGAGCAGGCGGTGCAGGGTGGCGGGCTGCAGGCGGAAAAGACAGGACTTGCCGCGACGGAAGCTAACCAGGCCAGGCCGAGAttccggggcgggggcggcggggccggCGGGAGGGTAAATCAGCAGCGTGGGGAAGTCCAGCAGGCGGAAGGCCACCGCGGGGCACAGGCTGCGCGAGGGCCGCGGCGGCGatacttcctctccctcctccttttgcTCCTCTTCCGCAACCACGGGTGGCTGCGCCAGCCCGGCTTCAAGGCATACCCAGTCTATCAGTAGCTCCAGCGAGAAGAGCCGCTCAGACACAGAGGACGCCATTGCTGTTGCCCCGGAGACGCTACGAGCTGAAACCTGATGTCCTTCGTTCTCGCGAGAAACACGGAAAACCCGGCGCCTGTCTTGTTCTCTCGCGAGACTTGAGAGGGCGCCCTGTCGGAGATGCGGCTGCTGTGGGAATTTTGGCCTCTCGCTGTACGTCTTTGGGTTCCAGATTTGTCTTGACACAATGCTTATGATAATACCGAAGCTATGAATGAGGCGGGGTGGGGAGAGCAGTAAAAGCATGTTTTTTTTGTTCGAGTCACGTTTTATCACTTCAGGTCCCATGCAATTTTGGAGGCCTGTCAAATCCATCACAGGAATATTAAAAGTAAACCAGGGCTTCCTTTCCAATCTCCAGGCCAAAGAAAGTCAGCTAATTGTCCACAACCGGCCTTCTGTGCTGCTGGTTACCCAAAAGATAAGGATATGGGGCCAAAGTGGCATGGAGGGCTCTGTCTTAGTGAGGAGGCGCTGAGACACACGCAGTGAGTGTGGGCACATCGCCAATGAGGCATCCAGGTGTAGGAGAGTTATGTTAATGATTTCAGTACATCAAAACTAAGGcagcactcattattagagaaatggaaatcaaaaccacaatgaggtatcatctcaaaCTGATCAGAAAGACCATCATCAGAAAAATCtagacaataaattctggagtgtgtggagaaaagggaaccctcttacactgttggtggtaatgcaaactgatacagctgctatggagaacagcatggagattccttaaaaaaaaaaaaaaaaagaaagaaaaaaaactaggaCTAAAACTATCATTCAGTTCAGGTCCAAagctcagttgtctccaactgtttgcggccccatggactgcagcatgccaggctcccctgtccatcaccaactcacggagcttacccaaactcatgtccatccagtcatgATGgcgtccaaccacctcatcctctgtcatccccatctcctcctgccttcagtctttccggCATCAGCTCAGCCACCATCTCCAGTGACTGTGGAGCACCcccaaatgaagtctgtcacgttgttttcccatctacttgccatgaagtgcggggaccagatgccatgatcttcgttttctgaatgttgagttttaagccaggtttttcactctgctttctcactttcatcaacaggttcttaagttcttcactttctgccataacggtggtgtcatcagcatatctgaggtgattgatatttctcccagcaatcttgattccagctcgtgcttcatctagcctggcatttcgcatgatgtactctgcatgtaagttaaataagcagggtgataatatacagcctaaACACATTCCTTTCCTAATTAGGAACtagtccattgtcccatgtccgattctagctgttgcttcttgacctgcatacagatttctcagtaggcaggtcaggtggtctggtatttccatctcttaaagacttttccacagtttgttgtaatccacacagtcaaagactttggtatagtaaataaagaagaagtagatgtttttctggaactctcttgcttttccaatgatccaatggatgttggcaatttgatctcttgttgctctgcatttttaaatccagtttaaacatctggaagttcatggttcacatactgttgaagcctggcttacagaattttgaggattaatttgctagcgtgtgagatgggtgcaattgtgtggtagcttgaacattctttggcattgccttccttagggattggaatgaaaactgaccttttccagtcctgtggccactgctgagttttccaaattttttggcatattgagtgcagcactttcacagcatcatctttaaggatttgaaatagctccaatggaattccatcacctccactagctttgttcgtagtgatgcttcctaaggcccacttgacttcacattccaagatgtctggctctaggtgagtgatcacaccatcatggttatctatctgggtcatgaatatctcttttgtataggttttctgtatattcttgccacctcttcttaatatcttctgcttctgttaggtccataccatttctgtcctttatcgagcccatctttgcatgaaatgttctctaattttcttgaagagatctctagtccttcccattctattgttttcctctatttctttgtactgatcaccgaggaaggctttcttatctttccttgctattccttggaactcttcattcagatgggtgtatctttccttttctcctttgcctttagcttctcttcttttctcagctatttgtaaggctgcctcagtcaaccattttgcttttttgaatttctttttcttggagatggtcttgatcactgcctcctgtacaatgtcatgaacctgcatccgtagttcttcaggcactctgtctatcagatctaatcccttgaatctattaatcttcacttccactgtataatcataagggatttgatttagatcatacctgaatggtctagtggtttcccctactttcttcaatttaaatctgaatttggcaataagcagttcatgatctaagccactgtcaactcccggtcttatttttgctgattgtatagaactTTTCCtcctttggctacaaagaatataatcaacctgattttggtattgaccatctagtgatgtccatgtgaagagtggtctcttgtgttgttggaagacagtgtttgctgtgactagtgcattctcttggcaaaactctgttagcctttgccctgcttcattttgtactccaaggccaaatttgtctgtttctccaggcatctcttgacttcctacttttccattccagtcccctatgatgagaagtacatcttttgggggtgttctagaaggtcttgtaggtcttcatagtgaaagtgaaattgacattgctcagtcgtgttcgactctttgggaccccatggactgtagcctaccaggctcctccctccatgggattctccagataggtcttcatagaaccattcaaattcagcttcttcagcattagtggttgggacatagacttggattactgtaatattgaatggtttgccttggaaatgaacagagatcattgtcatttttgagactgcatccaagtactgcattttggactcttttgttgactatgagggctactccattttttttaaagggattcttgcccacagtattagatataacggtcatctgaattaatttCACCCATTACAGTctactttagttcactgattcctaaaatgtctatgtttactcttgccatctcctgtttgaccatttctaaTTCCAGTTTTTGGTAGTTCCAaagcggaatcaagattgccgggagaaatatcaatcacctcagatatgcagatgacagcacacttatggcagaaagtgaagaggaactcaaaagcctcttgatgaaagtgaaagaggagagtgaaacagttggcttaaagctcaacattcagaaaacgaagatcatggcatctggtcccatcacttcatgggaaatagatggggaaacagtggaaacagtgtcagactttattttgggggggctccaaaatcactgcagatggtgtctgcagccatgaaataaaaagatgcttactccttggaagaaaagttatgaccaacgtagatagcatattcaaaagcagagacactactttgccgactaaggtccatctagtcaaggctacggtttttcctgtggtcatgcatggatgtgagagttggactgtgaagaaggctgagcgccgaagaattgatgcttttgaactgtggtgttggagaagactcttgaaagtcccttggactgcaaggagatccaaccagtctattctgaaggagatcagtcctggaatttctttggaaggaatgatgctaaagctgaagcttcagtactttggccacctcatgcgaagagttgactcattggaaaagattctgatgctgggagggattgggggcaggaggagaaggggacgacagaggatgagatggctggatggcatcactgattcgatggatatgaatctgagtgaactctgggagttggtgatggacagggaggcctggcgtgctgtgattcatggggtcgcaaagagtcagacacgactgagggactgaatgaactgaaaactaccttatggcccagcaatcccactactgggcatatactctaaGGAAATGGagttgaaaaagacatatgtaccacAATGTTTCTTGCAATGCTACTTATAAtgggaaatggaagcaacctaga
This portion of the Capra hircus breed San Clemente chromosome 28, ASM170441v1, whole genome shotgun sequence genome encodes:
- the MAP10 gene encoding microtubule-associated protein 10, with amino-acid sequence MASSVSERLFSLELLIDWVCLEAGLAQPPVVAEEEQKEEGEEVSPPRPSRSLCPAVAFRLLDFPTLLIYPPAGPAAPAPESRPGLVSFRRGKSCLFRLQPATLHRLLLRTPLYTLLLQLPPGHPTPAPQLLGACSISLAAAVHKVLGSAAPGSSQSHRGSFPLYNQDGERIGDIALCYRLSDLGSSLLGHLERPIPSTGGGVEGMEVQKSVEVSSQTWQENQQLQQPDSEQSPGDVDKPLVDVKISRAGKDLKGRAFRSKADSDYTDSMENGNTNSLMCSKGSSERSISPPNQEGTEVELETNIICPPPLYYTHLTQEKTPPKQGKITIEPQINAPEEWDDGTLLKENLVNSPTHTNPPEHTNSVTGESRPVLINPAHVQDTGASNQTTDHPATEQNRINTIRQLPLLNALLVELSLLYNQPMANPTHIHPHLAWLYRTEDKKSPESSVKSTCKSESKKDKLSVGENEKSVSLQYKKNQTENLKKGKYFEKKGGAPQKRVSRGKLLYGLTNTLKLRLKQTNPDMLVEYEKREQSKKMQTQMLGANLRIPSSKVKILSFAELYQKPHELPKDKCLESDASFAENSNTSKQISVVVDDPSTTKEAKLKCATEKTVDCDENRSSDGLGGEILSPANSVVSERFICTNILEGKVKVQSPGVFQQVAIVDRIVVDKEIDDKQVKITGDDILTADINEKNPSTSSCSESISELNYSDDFTSPCCSEDTSRILRACDSSPGTENPKHSQRTSKSSETRLSTRKNSSEKSSILSPPFSAGSPVLSYKRFPVSKTQDKSLEESSSSDFSLSHWTEEKENQRDQNSVHNSKVLKQDCDICAKPKARRGCKSSEKSQSPRTSQVSSYLPSNLSELELNVLDISTLDHFEEDSDDLGSLNISKQCKDICELVINKLPGYTV